From one Mobula hypostoma chromosome 28, sMobHyp1.1, whole genome shotgun sequence genomic stretch:
- the LOC134338934 gene encoding histone H4, translated as MSGRGKGGKGLGKGGAKRHRKVLRDNIQGITKPAIRRLARRGGVKRISGLIYEETRGVLKVFLENVIRDAVTYTEHAKRKTVTAMDVVYALKRQGRTLYGFGG; from the coding sequence ATGTCTGGCAGAGGAAAAGGAGGCAAAGGACTCGGCAAAGGCGGAGCCAAGCGTCACCGTAAAGTACTTCGTGACAACATCCAGGGCATCACCAAACCAGCCATCCGCCGTCTGGCTCGCCGTGGTGGCGTCAAACGAATTTCGGGTCTGATCTATGAGGAGACCCGCGGCGTATTGAAGGTTTTCCTTGAGAATGTGATCCGTGATGCGGTCACCTACACCGAGCACGCCAAGCGCAAGACAGTCACTGCCATGGATGTGGTGTACGCGCTGAAACGCCAGGGCCGCACTCTCTATGGCTTCGGCGGTTGA
- the LOC134338712 gene encoding transcriptional regulatory protein AlgP-like: MARTKQTARKSTGGKAPRKQLATKAARKSAPATGGVKKPHRYRPGTVALREIRRYQKSTELLIRKLPFQRLVREIAQDFKTDLRFQSSAVMALQEASEAYLVGLFEDTNLCAIHAKRVTIMPKDIQLARRIRGELQSLCRVADMTETAAAEVAPPPAPAAATKAPKKKKAAARTKPAGPKLGEQIDKIVADCRSHRGVSIVAIKKELAANGVDVEKLKSQIKMVIKRKLESGSLIHTKGAGASGSLKAAKKDSGAKIVKKTKKPAAKTSQIKKPAMKKTAAKKAAKKSPAKKQSVKKPTAKKAAAKKPAAKKAAQKTKSPKKISAPKAKAPKKSAKPKPKAKSVKAKKTAVKKRMARTKQTARKSTGGKAPRKQLATKAARKSAPATGGVKKPHRYRPGTVALREIRRYQKSTELLIRKLPFQRLVREIAQDFKTDLRFQSSAVMALQEASEAYLVGLFEDTNLCAIHAKRVTIMPKDIQLARRIRGERA, translated from the exons ATGGCCCGGACCAAGCAAACAGCGCGAAAGTCGACTGGTGGGAAAGCTCCCCGCAAACAGCTGGCCACCAAAGCGGCGCGGAAGAGCGCTCCAGCCACGGGCGGAGTGAAGAAGCCTCATCGCTACCGGCCTGGTACCGTGGCTCTGAGGGAGATCCGGCGCTACCAGAAATCCACCGAGTTGCTCATCCGTAAGCTTCCGTTTCAGCGCCTAGTGCGAGAAATCGCTCAGGACTTTAAGACCGACCTGCGCTTCCAGAGCTCAGCCGTCATGGCTCTGCAAGAGGCCAGTGAAGCTTACCTTGTGGGGCTTTTTGAGGACACTAACCTGTGCGCCATCCACGCGAAGCGAGTCACCATCATGCCCAAAGACATCCAGTTGGCCCGGCGCATCCGCGGGGAGC TTCAGAGTTTGTGTAGAGTTGCCGACATGACCGAGACCGCGGCTGCTGAAGTCGCTCCTCCACCGGCGCCTGCCGCTGCAACCAAGGCTCCCAAGAAGAAGAAGGCGGCCGCCCGGACCAAGCCAGCCGGTCCCAAACTGGGCGAACAGATCGACAAGATTGTGGCGGATTGCCGCAGTCACCGAGGGGTGTCGATAGTCGCGATAAAGAAAGAGTTGGCTGCCAACGGCGTCGATGTGGAAAAGCTCAAAAGTCAGATCAAGATGGTCATTAAAAGGAAATTGGAAAGCGGCTCCCTGATTCACACCAAGGGCGCAGGTGCCTCCGGCTCCTTGAAGGCCGCTAAAAAGGACAGTGGCGCGAAAATCGTGAAAAAAACGAAGAAACCAGCGGCGAAGACATCTCAGATCAAGAAGCCAGCGATGAAGAAAACTGCGGCCAAGAAAGCAGCTAAGAAATCTCCCGCCAAGAAACAAAGTGTTAAGAAACCGACGGCTAAAAAAGCGGCAGCTAAGAAACCAGCGGCCAAGAAGGCTGCGCAGAAGACCAAGAGCCCCAAGAAGATTTCAGCTCCGAAAGCGAAGGCGCCCAAAAAGTCGGCAAAACCCAAACCGAAGGCAAAATCCGTGAAAGCCAAGAAGACGGCTgtcaaaaa GAGAATGGCCCGAACCAAGCAAACAGCGCGGAAGTCGACAGGTGGAAAAGCTCCCCGCAAACAGCTGGCCACCAAAGCGGCGCGGAAGAGCGCTCCAGCCACGGGCGGAGTGAAGAAGCCTCATCGCTATCGGCCTGGCACCGTGGCTTTGAGGGAGATCCGGCGCTACCAGAAATCCACCGAGTTGCTCATCCGCAAACTGCCCTTCCAGCGCCTGGTGCGAGAAATCGCTCAGGACTTCAAGACTGACCTGCGCTTCCAGAGCTCGGCCGTCATGGCTCTGCAAGAAGCCAGTGAAGCTTACCTCGTGGGGCTCTTTGAGGACACCAACCTGTGCGCCATCCACGCCAAGCGAGTCACCATCATGCCCAAAGACATCCAGTTGGCACGCCGCATCCGTGGAGAGCGCGCCTGA
- the LOC134339003 gene encoding histone H1-like, translating to MTETAAAEVAPPPAPAAATKAPKKKKAAARTKPAGPKLGEQIDKIVADCRSHRGVSIVAIKKELAANGVDVEKLKSQIKMVIKRKLESGSLIHTKGAGASGSLKAAKKDSGAKIVKKTKKPAAKTSQIKKPAMKKTAAKKAAKKSPAKKQSVKKPTAKKAAAKKPAAKKAAQKTKSPKKISAPKAKAPKKSAKPKPKAKSVKAKKTAVKK from the coding sequence ATGACCGAGACCGCGGCTGCTGAAGTCGCTCCTCCACCGGCGCCTGCCGCTGCAACCAAGGCTCCCAAGAAGAAGAAGGCGGCCGCCCGGACCAAGCCAGCCGGTCCCAAACTGGGCGAACAGATCGACAAGATTGTGGCGGATTGCCGCAGTCACCGAGGGGTGTCGATAGTCGCGATAAAGAAAGAGTTGGCTGCCAACGGCGTCGATGTGGAAAAGCTCAAAAGTCAGATCAAGATGGTCATTAAAAGGAAATTGGAAAGCGGCTCCCTGATTCACACCAAGGGCGCAGGTGCCTCCGGCTCCTTGAAGGCCGCTAAAAAGGACAGTGGCGCGAAAATCGTGAAAAAAACGAAGAAACCAGCGGCGAAGACATCTCAGATCAAGAAGCCAGCGATGAAGAAAACTGCGGCCAAGAAAGCAGCTAAGAAATCTCCCGCCAAGAAACAAAGTGTTAAGAAACCGACGGCTAAAAAAGCGGCAGCTAAGAAACCAGCGGCCAAGAAGGCTGCGCAGAAGACCAAGAGCCCCAAGAAGATTTCAGCTCCGAAAGCGAAGGCGCCCAAAAAGTCGGCAAAACCCAAACCGAAGGCAAAATCCGTGAAAGCCAAGAAGACGGCTgtcaaaaagtaa
- the LOC134338763 gene encoding histone H1-like produces MTETAAAEVAPPPAPAAATKAPKKKKAAARTKPAGPKLGEQIDKIVADCRSHRGVSIVAIKKELAANGVDVEKLKSQIKMVIKRKLESGSLIHTKGAGASGSLKAAKKDSGAKIVKKAKKPAAKTSQIKKPAIKKTAAKKAAKKSPAKKQSVKKPTAKKAAAKKPAAKKAAQKPKSPKKIAAPKAKAPKKSAKPKPKAKSVKGKKTAAKK; encoded by the coding sequence ATGACCGAGACCGCAGCTGCTGAAGTGGCTCCTCCACCGGCGCCTGCCGCTGCAACCAAGGCTCCCAAGAAGAAGAAGGCGGCCGCCCGGACCAAGCCAGCCGGTCCCAAACTGGGCGAACAGATCGACAAGATTGTGGCGGATTGCCGCAGTCACCGAGGGGTGTCCATAGTCGCAATAAAGAAAGAGTTGGCTGCCAACGGCGTCGATGTGGAAAAGCTCAAAAGTCAGATCAAGATGGTCATTAAAAGGAAATTGGAAAGCGGCTCCCTGATTCACACCAAGGGCGCAGGTGCCTCCGGCTCCTTGAAGGCCGCTAAAAAGGACAGTGGCGCGAAAATCGTGAAAAAAGCGAAGAAACCAGCGGCGAAGACATCTCAGATCAAGAAGCCAGCGATCAAGAAAACTGCGGCCAAGAAAGCAGCTAAGAAATCTCCCGCCAAGAAACAAAGTGTTAAGAAACCGACGGCTAAAAAAGCGGCAGCTAAGAAACCAGCGGCCAAGAAGGCTGCGCAGAAGCCCAAGAGCCCCAAGAAGATCGCAGCCCCGAAGGCGAAGGCGCCCAAAAAGTCGGCAAAACCCAAACCGAAGGCGAAATCCGTAAAAGGCAAGAAGACGGCTgccaaaaagtaa